In a genomic window of Scyliorhinus torazame isolate Kashiwa2021f chromosome 5, sScyTor2.1, whole genome shotgun sequence:
- the LOC140421050 gene encoding mid1-interacting protein 1-like, producing MMQITDFKNNRHSLFNAVNRFITSVTVMGETIMLPSLLRDLPVKEDDPHRKSNVSKQRDMYDNYLLLKSIRNDIEWGIPNEQIKSDLEFRKAKEEDVDSGDLQRLLHHHLDGLYNVLSKLTLQANHVTNRYTRELGINNLKS from the coding sequence ATGATGCAGATTACAGACTTCAAGAACAACCGACATTCCCTGTTTAACGCTGTAAACAGGTTTATCACATCTGTCACCGTCATGGGCGAAACTATCATGTTGCCGAGTTTATTGCGGGACCTCCCAGTGAAAGAAGACGACCCTCACAGAAAAAGCAACGTCTCCAAACAGAGGGACATGTACGATAACTACTTGCTCCTCAAGTCCATCAGAAATGACATTGAGTGGGGCATTCCCAATGAACAAATAAAATCTGATCTAGAGTTCAGAAAAGCCAAAGAGGAAGATGTTGATTCTGGAGACCTCCAAAGACTACTCCACCATCACTTAGATGGACTTTACAATGTCCTCTCCAAGCTTACACTGCAAGCTAATCATGTAACCAACCGGTATACAAGAGAACTTGGAATTAATAACTTGAAGAGTTGA